The following are encoded together in the Acipenser ruthenus chromosome 24, fAciRut3.2 maternal haplotype, whole genome shotgun sequence genome:
- the LOC117429258 gene encoding lysM and putative peptidoglycan-binding domain-containing protein 4-like has translation MIRLRDSFLRPFQAPVDVLASQEGRVYLFREVEGDSDQSSEDEFNVMELRPRGREQARLDREKVGDVLLLEKDISEGDNLNTLALQYGCKVADIKRVNNLIREQDLYALKVIKIPVKKHSVLTETSNDLKEPQASSSRCLHMLAEPSLYEDAAAAGRCGTDIKECTDFLKEIDHDIERLIQSTDNLEEVSCLEPHDGPPHGTGNQNPSPHGSDWGIQWWNAVALMLLIGIILPVFYVVYFKTQDSRSAFQDTANSLNVSSPTSDCLEINVTALSPGKSSAIQKNSSSSPLSSEIKETPNERTATLG, from the exons ATGATAAGGCTGAGGGATTCGTTCCTGAGACCATTCCAGGCCCCCGTGGATGTCCTTGCCAGTCAGGAGGGCCGTGTCTACCTGTTCAGGGAGGTGGAGGGAGACTCAGACCAGTCCTCGGAGGATGAGTTTAACGTGATGGAGCTGAGACCCAGAGGCCGGGAGCAGGCGAGGCTTGATCGAGAGAAAGTGGGGGACGTGCTGCTATTAGAGAAGGACATCTCGGAGGGAGACAACCTCAACACGTTAGCTCTGCAATATGGCTGCAAA GTTGCAGACATTAAGCGTGTGAACAACTTAATACGGGAGCAGGACTTGTATGCCTTGAAAGTCATCAAGATCCCAGTGAAGAAGCACAGTGTTTTAACAGAGACCAGCAATGATCTGAAGGAGCCTCAAGCCTCTTCCTCCCGGTGTCTCCACATGCTCGCAGAGCCCTCCCTGTATGAGGACGCAGCTGCTGCTGGGCGCTGCGGGACGGATATTAAAGAATGCACTGACTTTCTCAAGGAAATAGACCACGATATTGAGAGACTGATCCAGTCCACTGACAATCTGGAAGAGGTGTCTTGTTTGGAGCCGCATGATGGGCCTCCCCATGGTACAGGAAACCAAAATCCCTCTCCTCACGGATCAGACTGGGGGATCCAGTGGTGGAACGCTGTCGCGCTCATGCTTTTAATCGGCATTATTCTGCCAGTATTTTAcgtggtttattttaaaacgcAGGACAGCAGGTCTGCCTTCCAGGACACTGCCAACTCTCTCAACGTTTCCAGTCCTACCTCAGACTGCTTGGAGATTAATGTGACTGCTTTGAGTCCTGGGAAGAGTTCAGCCATTCAAAAAAACTCTTCTTCATCTCCTCTTTCAAGTGAAATAAAAGAAACGCCAAATGAACGGACAGCCACATTAGGATAA